The region TCTTTCCTGCGCAGACTAAGCTAACTCCGTTCCCCTGTTTTCATCTTGCGGTACGGAGAAACGATTATGCGCCGCTTTTTCCTGGCAGTTCTCAGCCTTGCTCTTTTCGCGGTACCGTCCGTCTTTGCCCAGCAGCTGGTCAACGTCTTTGTGACGGGCGATAACAACGGCTTCAGCGCCGCGGGCGCGAACGACTCCGCGCTCGACCTGCAGAAATCGCTCGCCAACAAGAAGACCCTGCGCGTCGTCAACTCCGCATCGGAGGCCGACATCGTCGTGCGCATCGACTCCCGCGACTCGCATAAGGAGGTGGACGGCTACACCACTAACACGAACAGGAGTGATGACGGACGATCAAGCACCAGGACGACCACCACCAACGACAAGACCGTCCGTAATCTTCACGCTACCCTGATGGCCGGCGACTTCACCCAGGCGCTCGATGCCCAGAGTGAGATGAGCTGGCGCTTCGCCGCCGACAACATCGCCGGACAGATCGAACGCTGGGCCAAGCAAAACTACCCTCGCCTGATGGCGCGCCGTACCTCTGGCGGAAATGCTGAGCCTCCGGCTCCGCCCGTGCAGAGCGCTGCGTCGGCTCCGTCTGCAGGTTCTTCCGCCGATACCGCCGATGCCACGATCCACCCCGGCATGACTCCCGACGAGGTTACCAAGGCACTCGGCGACCCGCTGAAGAAGGTGAACTTCGGAACGAAGTCCATGTGGACCTACAAAGGTATGCAGGTCGTCTTCGAGAGCGGAAAGGTCACCGACGTAAAGTTCTGACAGATAGGTGGTCTCTTTCGTAAGAGATCAATCTGGGGCTCACTCGTGCGGCTTTTATGGCGCGTAGCGTGTGAAGACGAAGTCGCGGGCTTTGACCGGTTCATGGCAGGAGAAGCACGTCTTGTGGACTTCCTCCTCGGCACGCTTTCCATCGTTGAACTGGACAAATCTCCAGCCTCCCGTCGAGGCATATTTATTAGAATCCTTGATCATCAACTGGACGTTGGTCGATGATCCAGGGACAAAGGACTGTTCGCGCCCAAAGACCTTGTTGTTTTCTTCGGAAGGAGTATATTTCCATGCCACACGGGCGATGATCGAGCCATTCGGGAAGGGAAGAGTCTTATCCCGGGCAGCCCTATAAGCTGCGTCGTTGCCGAGGATGGCACGCAGATCGTGGAGATTGCCCCCTTCATGGGCGACGGAGATCAGTTTCCATTCGCGATAGTCTGGCGGAAGAGTGACATCTGCAACGGAGTTAGCCTGACCTGAGATATATCGCACGAAACCGAAGGCGGCTATCGCTATCGCAATCGTCATAAAGATGGTGCGTTTCATCAAAAAGGTTCTCCAGGCAACGTGAACATCGAGCCAAGTCAGTACTTCTGTCAGCCTCTCACTTTATATTTGTCGATAAAATCCCGCCTCAGCTCGTTCCCCATGCCGGGTTCTTCCGGAGCAGGAATCTCTCCATTCACAAGACGCAGTGTTTCAACGTGCGAGGTGTCATTTTTCAGACTCCCCGACTCCATGTAGATCGCGTTCGGCATTGCCAGAAGCATGTGCATATTGGTTGGCGCGCCTCCATGACTGGCAAGCTCGACATTGAAGGCGTCCGCGATCGCTCCAATCTCCATCCATTCGTTGACTCCGCCGGCGCGCCGATTATCCGGTTGAACGACATCGGCTCCTCCCACCCGCAGCAGCTCGAGAAACTCATACTTGCCGTAGAGATTTTCTCCCGTAGCCACGCGAATATCGAGCTCATGCGCCAGCTCACCGAACTCACGCATCGCCTGTGGCATCATCGGCTCTTCGTACCAGAAGCAGTTCATCTGCTGATAGACACGTCCGCGTGTAAGGGCATCGGTAAAGTTGAACTTCTGATTGGCGTCGACCATTAGCCGGCGATCTTTCCCAAGCAGTTCCTGCGCCGCTTTGATCCGTCGGATGTCATCTTCCAGGGAGTAGCGGCCTACCTTAATCTTGACCGCGTGAAAGCCCTCATCCAGGGCACCTTCAATCTGTTTCTTGTACTGCAACAGATCGTCATCATTGTCGTAGTACCAGCCACACATGTTGTAGGTAGGAAGGCTGGTCTGATATCCGCCCAGCAGACGGTACACCGGCATCTTTGCATGTTTCCCAACGATGTCCCAAAGAGCCATGTCGACTGCGGCCATGGCGCAGGTAACCAGGCCGGACGTCCCGCTGTACTCGGTGGCGTGCCACATCTCTTTACGTAGCTTTTTAGACAGGGTCGGATCCTGTCCAATCAATGCCTGCTTCAACATTCCTTGCAGAATGTCTTCGACTATTTTGGGTCCGCCGGTTTCAAATCCAAACGAGATATAGCCCCACCCTGTGATGTTGGCATTTGTCGTAAGCCGCAAAACGACTCCGCCACTCTCCGCGCCAAAGCGGTGGATCGCATCGAGGTAGTACTTTCCTGGAGGCATTCTCAGGACTTCAGTCTCCATGCCGGTTATTTTGAGCCCCTGTGTTATCTCCGCAGCGAGCCCCTGAAGTCGAGTGCTAATTGGTAGAGTTGCCGCGATGCCCGCTGTAAAAAAATCCCGTCTATTCACAGAAAACCTCTTCGTGGAAATGTCGTGACTGCGGCCCTGGCGAATCTCCCGATCCCGGTAAACCAGGACTTCTACATCCTTTGTGTGATTTCCTCAGTCGTGGGGAATCGGTACCTTTGCCTTTGTACCGAGCTATCTTAGCCCCCGCCCTCCAAGCGGGGTTTCTTTTTTGCCGCGGGATTTATTTTTCAGCGAAGGTGGCCATAGAGGAAGATGCCCTCATTCGAAGGGGCGAATGAGGGCATGCGTCAGTACCTTTGCGAGAAAGTTTATTCTTCCCCGTCCTTCAGTTGCGGAAGGCTCGACCCGGTTCCCGGTTTCAGCAAGCCGGCTTTGGAGTAGGTCAGTAGCTTCGCGCGCGTATCTGTAATGTCAAGATTCCGCATAGTGAGCTGACCGATGCGGTCGCGCGGCGAGAAGGTCGATTCGCCCTTTTCCATCGTCAGTCGCTCCGGCTGGAAGGTCAGGTTCGGCGAAACGGTGTTCAGGATGGTGTAGTCATTGCCACGTCGCAACTCCAGCGTGACCTCGCCGGTTATTGGCTTTGCTACCCAGCGCTGGGCGCTTTCCCGCAGCATGATCGCCTGGGGATCGAACCATCGGCCCTGATACAGCAGGCGCCCGAGCTTGCGGCCATTTTCCCGGTACTGCTCGATGGTGTCTTCGTTGTGGATGCCGGTGATCAGTCGCTCATAAGCGATATAAAGCAGTGCCAGGCCTGGCGACTCGTAGATTCCGCGGCTCTTCGCCTCGATAATCCGGTTCTCGATCTGGTCGCTCATTCCGAGCCCATGCCGTCCACCGATGCGATTGGCCTCCAGCATCAGCTCGACGATATCGGTGAACTCTTTGCCGTTCAGGGCGACCGGCCAGCCCTCTTCGAAGCGGACCGTGACCTCTTCGCGTTTGACGTCGACATCATCGAGCCAGAACGCAACGCCCATGATGGGGACGACGATCTTCATGCTGCTGTTCAGGTGCTCTAGGTCTTTCGCTTCGTGGGTCGCGCCAAGGATGTTGGAGTCGGTCGAATAGGCCTTCTCGGCAGACATTTTGTATTCGAACCCGGACTTCTGCATGAACTCCGACATTTCGGCGCGTCCGCCAAGCTCATTAATGAAAGTTTCATCGAGCCAGGGCTTGTAGACCTTCAGGTCAGGATTGACGAGAAGACCGTAGCGATAAAAACGTTCGATGTCATTTCCTTTGAAAGTGCTGCCGTCGCCCCAGATGCTGACGTCGTCTTCCTTCATGGCCGTTACCAGCATGGTGCCGGTGACGGCGCGTCCAATCGGCGTGGTGTTGAAGTAGGTTACGCCGGCGGTCGAGATGTGAAAGGCTCCGCTCTGGAGCGCTGCAAGGCCCTCGCGAACCAGCTGGGTGCGGCAGTCGATCAGGCGGGCTTTTTTTGCTCCGTACTCCAGGGCTTTGCGGGGAATCTGCTCGTAGTCCGACTCGTCTGGCTGGCCGAGATTGGCTGTATAAGCATAGGGAAGCGCGCCTTTCAGTTTCATCCAGTGGAGGGCGGCGCTGGTGTCAAGCCCGCCGGAGAATGCGATCCCGACCTTCTGGCCGGTGGGAAGGTGTTCCAAAATATTCGACATGAATGAAGTCCTGAATAGTTAATCCGTTGACAAATTCATTTTACGTGACAGGTTTCGTACTCCGGTGAAAGCTAGGATTCATGGAGATGGCTCTGCTAATTGCGAGATACTGCGACACAAATATCGCTTGTGTTGCCGAACTCGAACGGCAATAATTTGTGACAATGATTCATGACAGCTTTGGCGTTCCGCTAATGCTGCTCAAAAGTTTACTTGTAGTTTTTGTAGTTATTTCTTCTGCCGAGGTTTGTATTGTGTCTTCCCAGCTTGTGTCAGGGCCTCCTGAGAGTTCCCCTGCCCGGTCTCATTTCTCGCTTCCATATTCTGCGGTAATGTGTCCCCAATGCAGCAACTATCACACGGTGCGCTCGCATCGTAAGTCTCTGCCTGAAAAGATATTCTGGGCGAGGCTGGGCTATTACCCCTGGAAGTGCTTCGACTGTTCTCACCGGTTTCGGTCGAAGAATCGCGGCGATTAGAGGCATTCTCGTTTCGATAAACGGACATTTTGCGTCCAATCCTCGTCGGCCGGGTCTAATCCGGCAGGAGACGGAATGACGCGCATCTTCAAATCAACTACCGTTTGCTCCCTTGTGCTGGGCGGCGCGGCGATCCTCGGTGCACAACCTCCGCATCCCCGTATGGGGCCTCCATCCCCTCCTCCTGAGGCGATTCCTGCTGTTCCCGCTGCTCATCCTACGTGGGTCTGGCGAGGGGGTCATTATCGCTGGTATGGCGGCCGATACGTTTGGGTTCCTGGAGCATATGTACGTCCTCCCCATGCAGGGTATCGCTGGTATCCGGGGCGTTGGCGGCAGACGCGGCATGGTTGGGTGTGGGTGCAAGGACGATGGCGCTGAACTGCTGCGCGTGCGAGATGACGATCTGTAAAGTTCCGCAGGCTATCATCGAAGGATGACTGCTGAAGAACGCGCTAGGAAAATCAAAGTCCTCATCTTCGACGTGGATGGAGTCCTGACCGATGGCCAGATCTTCGTCATCCCCGGGCCCGACGGCAAGGGAATCGAATCCAAGGGTTTCGCCGCCCATGATGGCCTGGGAATTACATTAGGGCGCCTGGGGGGCCTGCGTATCGGCATCATCACCAAGCGCAACTCGCAGACGGTGGCCATTCGAGCACGCGATCTTAAACTGGAATTCGTCTACCAGGGGCAGGCCCACAAGATGCAGGCCGCTCGCGAGATCCTGGAGAAGACTGGGTACTCGCTCGAGGAACTCTGCTATGTCGGCGACGACATTATTGATCTGCCGGTGATGGAGCAATGCGGACTGGCAATAGCAACAGCCAACGCCCGCCAACAGGTCAAAGATGTAGCTCACTATGTCACCCCAAACCGCGGCGGACAGGGCGCCGGTCGTGATGCGATCGACTTTATCCTCTCAGCGCAAGGCACGCTGGATAAGGTGATCAGGGACTACCTGGATGAGGACAATCGCGCCGCCGAAATTGCGGATGTCGGCGTTGGGAACATGTAGCTTTGCGCCGCGGCCGGGTCTTTTGCAGGTCAGACCCGGCTAAGTCGTTGGCGAACAAAGATCGAACAGATCCGCGCTAAAATAGCGCATGCCTGCCGCAGCCGAAGCGCTCGAGATTCCGACGTCCCTGGCCTGGGCGCATCCGGTTACTGCCGAGTGGTTCCTTCGCCGCTTCGGTTCTCCGACGGAGCCCCAGCAGGACGGCTGGCCCAGCATCCTTGCAGGCAATGCCACGCTGATCTCCGCTCCCACGGGAAGCGGAAAGACGCTCGCGGCGTTTTTGGTGTGTATCGACAAGCTGCTGCGGGATGCGATTGCGGGTACGCTCGCTCCTGCTACACAAGTCGTCTACGTCAGTCCGCTCAAGGCGCTTTCGAATGACGTTCAGAAGAATCTCGACCAGCCCTTGCGAGAGATTCAGCAACTGGCGCTTGAGCGGGGTTATCTTTCGACCGAGATTCGCACCGGCGTGCGGACAGGAGATACGCTGCCGAAGGAGCGCGCGGCGATGCTGCGAAATCCTCCGCACATCCTGGTCACTACTCCGGAATCGCTCTATATTCTGTTGACGGCTGGGAAGTCCCGCGAGCATCTGCGCGGCGTCCGCACTGTCATCGTGGATGAGATTCATGCAGTCGCCGATGACAAGCGCGGCGCGCATCTTGCGCTATCGTTGGAGCGGTTGGATGCGCTCGTCTGCGGAGAGAATCGACTTTCCCCAGGAGCCTTCCTTACAGGCATGACGACTTCACCGCAGCGCATCGGTCTGTCGGCGACGCAGAATCCGATTGAGCTGGTGGCGGACTTCCTGACCGGGGTTCATCCGAGTCGTCCGCCAGCGACCATCGTGCAGGTCGGCCAGCGTCGACATCTCGATCTGGCCATCGAGGTCCCTTCCGATGAACTGAGCGCTGTGCTGACAACGAAGATGTGGGAGGAGATCTTCGACAAGCTCGCTGCGTATACCCAGACGCATCGCTCGACGCTGGTCTTCGTAAATACGCGACGGCTGGTAGAAAAGATTGCGTTTGCACTGGCAGAGCGCATTGGGTCAGAGAATGTTGCGGCGCATCACGGTTCGCTGTCGCGCACACTTCGCCTGGATGCGGAGCAGCGACTGAAGAGCGGTCAGATCAAGATCCTGGTTGCAACGGCTTCGCTTGAGTTGGGTATCGATATTGGCGATGTCGATCTGGTGTGCCAGATTGCGACGACGCGCGCTGTCAGCGTGGCGATGCAGCGCGTAGGGCGAGCCGGTCACTGGCGCGGAGCCATTCCCAAGGGCCGTTTCTTTGCCACGACTCGTGATGACCTGATGGAGCAGGCGGCACTCGTCCGCTCCATGCGGACGGGCTCGCTGGACCATCTGGAGGTTCCTCCGGAGCCGATCGACGTTTTGATGCAGCAGATCGTAGCGGCCTGCGGTGCGGAGCCGTGGGAAGAGGATGCGCTCTATTCGATGCTCACGAGGGCGTGGCCCTATCGCAACCTGACGCGCTTACGCTTCGATGAGATTGTTGCCCTGCTTACCTCGGGCATCGAATCGAGCCGCGGACGTTATGGAGCGTACCTGTCGCGTGATGGAATCCATCGTCAGCTTCATCCGCGACGTGGAGCGCGCATGATTGCGATCTCCAACGGCGGTGCGATTCCGGAGACGAATCTGTACTCCGTCGTGCTGCAACCCGACGGAGTACAGATCGCCACGCTCGACGAGCACTTTGCGGTCGATTCCTCTCCGGGCGATGTAGTTCTGTTGGGCAATGCAAGCTGGCGTATTCAGCGCATCGAGGCTGCAGGCCGTGTGCTGGTGGAGGACGCTCATGGCGCGCCACCGAGTCTTCCGTTCTGGGAGGGTGAGGCTCCGCAGCGCACCGCCGTGCTTTCGACGGGAGTAGGCGAGTTGCGGGAGCAGATCTCCGCGATTACGCCGAACGTGGTTGCGAGCCACATCTCGCCATCGGATCCTGAGGTTGCGGCAGCTACGACGTGGCTGATGGAAAATTGCGGAGTCTGCGCCGGTGGCGCTCACCAGATGATCCAGTACATCGTCATGGGTCGGACCGCTCTGGGAGCCGTACCTTCGAAGACAACCATCGTGGCGGAGCGCTTCTTCGATGAGGGCGGAGGAATGCAGCTCATTCTGCATGCCCCTTTTGGTGGGCGCATCAATAAGGCCTGGGGACTTGCGCTGAGAAAGCGGTTTTGCCGCGGCTTCAACTTTGAGCTGCAGGCCGCCGCTACCGATAACGGAATCAATATTGCTCTGGCGGAGCAGCACAGCTTTCCTCTTGCCGACGTCTTCCAGTTCCTGACAGAGCATACGGCCAAGGAACTGCTGGAGCAGGCATCACTGGCCTCGCCCATCTTCAAGACGCGATGGCGTTGGGCGGCTAACCGCAGCCTGCAGCTCCTGCGTTATTCCAAAGGGAAGCGCATCGCTCCGCAGATTCAGCGCACGCGCTCCGAAGATCTGCTCGCCAGCGTCTTCCCGCAGGCCGCTGCCTGTTTCGAGAACATCGAAGGCGACATCCAGATTCCCGATCACCCGCTCGTCGATGAGGTGATGAAAGATGTTCTGAGCGAAGCCATGGATCTGGAAGGATTGATCGAAGTGCTTCGCGGCATTAAAGAGGGCAGCATCCGCTGCCTCGCGGTGGATACCCCGGTGCCGTCACAGTTTGCCCATGAGCTGCTAAACGCCAACCCGTATGCATTTCTTGATGAGGCGGGACTTGAAGAGCGCCGTGCCCGTGCAGTCTCGCTCTCGCGAACCTTGCCCGCGAGCGTGATGGAAGAGGCCGGACGGCTTGACCAGGAAGCGATCGACGAGATTCGTCGCGAATGTTGGCCTGACCTGCGCGATCATCATGAGCTGCACGATCTGCTGCACTCGCTGGTGGCGTTGCCGCTGGACTTTTTCGCGGGCAGGAAGGAGGCGAAGGACTGGCCTCTCTTCTATGACCGGCTTCTGCAGGCAGGTCGCGCACGGATGATCGAGTGCAGTGGCATATCCTGCTGGGTCTCCACCGAACGCGATAACGATGCGGCGGCTCTCTGGGGTGATGGGAACGATGCTGCCCTGAAGGAGAAGGTGCTCCGGCAGTGTGTCCAGGGCTGGGTGCAGTTGCTCGGTCCTACGACAGCCAATGCGTTTGCAGAACGGCTCGGTCTCAAAGCTGGTGAGGTCTTTCAGGCGTTCCTTGCAATGGAGATGCAGGGGCTGTTGATGCGTGGCGTCTTTGAAGGCCGTAGATCCGCAGAAGATCTTGAGATCGAGTGGTGCGAGCGTCGTATCCTGCATCGCATCCATCGAAGGACACTGCACAGCCTGCGCAAACAGATCGAGCCGGTCTCGCCTGCGGTTTACATGCGCTGGCTACTGGGGTGGCAGCATCTTGCGCCGCAGACGCAGCTCATCGGCGAAGAGGGCGTGCTTGAGGCGCTGCACCAGCTTGAGGGATTTGAAGCGCCTGCAATTGAGTGGGAGCGTACGCTGCTGTCTTCACGTGTGGCGAACTATGATAGCCGTTGGCTCGATTCGCTCTGCCTGTCCGGACTTGTCGGGTGGGGGCGGATCTCGCCGCATCCCGCATGGTCCAATGCCGATGGCGGAGGACCGCGGCGCGTTGTCCCGACAAACGCAGCTCCAATCACCTTCTACATCCGCGAGACGGCAGAGTGGCTTCCGCACGCCCTTGGCCGAGAGCGCATTGAAGAGTCGCGCCTCAGCTGCTCATTGACACCTGAAGCTCTTCAGGTGCACAGCCTGCTTCAGGAGCGTGGAGCCTGTTTTGCAAATGACATCAGCCGTATCCTCGGGTTGTCGCGCCAAGCTACGCAACTCGCACTCTGGGAACTGGCCACCGCTGGCCTGGCCTCGGCGGATGGCTTCGACCAGCTTCGCGCCATGATGGATCCCCGCCGCAAATCGGTAGTTGCAACCTCTTCTGCGCGCCGTATCGTGCGCTCTACTGCAGGCAGGTGGTCGCTGCTCAATGAGGTAGTTCACGCTGCTCCTTCACCGGTCGAGCAGGCCCGGCGTACTGAAGAGGCGCTCGATTCCTACGCGCGCATGCTGCTCCATCGTTACGGTGTGCTCTTTCGCGATCTCCTGCTGCGCGAATCGAATGCCCCCAAATGGCGTGATCTGGTGGGGATTCTGCGTCGTCTGGAGGCTCGCGGTGAGATCCGCGGAGGCCGCTTTGTCACCGGATTTGGCGGCGAACAGTTCGCTCTTCCCGAGGCTGCCGACTCGCTGCGCTCGTCACGAACGAAGGAATGCGATGCTGTCATTACGGTTGCCGGCGCGGACCCGATGAACCTGGCGGGAGTGATTCTACCCGGAGATCGCATCCCATCTATTCCAGGAAGACAGGTGTTTTATCGTAACGGAAAGATCTACGATGAGTCTGACTCGACCGAAGAGGTCAAGGGGGAGGATTCTCCATCGATCGTAGCGCCTCTTTCCAGGGAGAACTCACTCTTCAGCCATGCCGAAGCCTGACAGTCACGAAAATGTCCCACCCTCTCCAGAGGAGAATGATGAGCTGGAGCCGGAAGACTTCTATTACGAGGGGCCTTACCTGGTCTTTACGGCGCAATACCTTCGCAAACGTGGCTACTGCTGTAACTCAGGCTGTCGCCACTGTCCTTACAAATAAATACAAGTTTCTTGCCTTTGCCTTTTCATTGCTGTGCCTCCGGGGTTGCCTGCCCTTCTTCAAAGAAGGTGAGTGCCGGAGAAAATGAGTCGCCCTGCTCAATGAATTTTGACTCGTCCGTCTGAGCGTTCTGTATTCGCTTTTGGCGTCTACGGCAGCTCAGGATGACGGGCTTACTTAACTGCTACGTCGCCAAGAGTAGTTTCCAGATGGATTCACCGCTCCAGACGGTTGCCATTTCGGCTGAAGTAGCTTAATTCCCGGCGGTAGCAGCGCTGATGCTCAAGATCGAAGGCGATGCAGGAGTCGAAGGGCTTCGAGTAGACATGGAGGCTGATGCAGCCTGTTGTTCCGGCGTTCTCGATCTGGTGGATGGTCTGGAGCTTATCGACCGTCACCATCCCGGTACCCTCGGCGCAGCTTACGGTTCGGATCTTGTCAAGCTGAATCTCCGTAGCTCCGCCCAGGCAGTCGATGTTGACTACGTTCTGGTTCTCGGGAGCGTTGCACCGGGTGTGGTGATACTCATGTGTCAGGACCTCGCCCTGCGAGACGGTCATCCACCCGAGCTGCCCGTTATGCGTGTGGACCGCTGTTTTCTGGCCTGGAGACCAGCAGATCGTCATCACCTCGAACAGCTCATCGCGGTAGATCAGGTTGCGGGTGTAGAAGCTGTCGCGCCACCAGGTATAGTCGTGCAGTGCTTCGGGCTGCAGGGTGGTCGCGGCCATGTAGGCTGCAATCCTGTCCTTGGTAATCAGGTCCCGCTCCAGTTCGCGTAGTCCGGAGATAAAGTCCGCTACGCTGGTCCGAAGCGGGTGGGTACAGTCTGCAATCTGTGGGCTCGACATGGTGTGCGGCTCCTGTCCTCATTATCTCGCGAAAGATTGCGCGTTTTAAGCGAGTTTTTACGGATGTCCGCGCCCAATAGGCCGGCTTGAGTCCTCGGACTTCGACCTGGTGCGGTAAAATTA is a window of Edaphobacter sp. 12200R-103 DNA encoding:
- a CDS encoding DEAD/DEAH box helicase, which produces MPAAAEALEIPTSLAWAHPVTAEWFLRRFGSPTEPQQDGWPSILAGNATLISAPTGSGKTLAAFLVCIDKLLRDAIAGTLAPATQVVYVSPLKALSNDVQKNLDQPLREIQQLALERGYLSTEIRTGVRTGDTLPKERAAMLRNPPHILVTTPESLYILLTAGKSREHLRGVRTVIVDEIHAVADDKRGAHLALSLERLDALVCGENRLSPGAFLTGMTTSPQRIGLSATQNPIELVADFLTGVHPSRPPATIVQVGQRRHLDLAIEVPSDELSAVLTTKMWEEIFDKLAAYTQTHRSTLVFVNTRRLVEKIAFALAERIGSENVAAHHGSLSRTLRLDAEQRLKSGQIKILVATASLELGIDIGDVDLVCQIATTRAVSVAMQRVGRAGHWRGAIPKGRFFATTRDDLMEQAALVRSMRTGSLDHLEVPPEPIDVLMQQIVAACGAEPWEEDALYSMLTRAWPYRNLTRLRFDEIVALLTSGIESSRGRYGAYLSRDGIHRQLHPRRGARMIAISNGGAIPETNLYSVVLQPDGVQIATLDEHFAVDSSPGDVVLLGNASWRIQRIEAAGRVLVEDAHGAPPSLPFWEGEAPQRTAVLSTGVGELREQISAITPNVVASHISPSDPEVAAATTWLMENCGVCAGGAHQMIQYIVMGRTALGAVPSKTTIVAERFFDEGGGMQLILHAPFGGRINKAWGLALRKRFCRGFNFELQAAATDNGINIALAEQHSFPLADVFQFLTEHTAKELLEQASLASPIFKTRWRWAANRSLQLLRYSKGKRIAPQIQRTRSEDLLASVFPQAAACFENIEGDIQIPDHPLVDEVMKDVLSEAMDLEGLIEVLRGIKEGSIRCLAVDTPVPSQFAHELLNANPYAFLDEAGLEERRARAVSLSRTLPASVMEEAGRLDQEAIDEIRRECWPDLRDHHELHDLLHSLVALPLDFFAGRKEAKDWPLFYDRLLQAGRARMIECSGISCWVSTERDNDAAALWGDGNDAALKEKVLRQCVQGWVQLLGPTTANAFAERLGLKAGEVFQAFLAMEMQGLLMRGVFEGRRSAEDLEIEWCERRILHRIHRRTLHSLRKQIEPVSPAVYMRWLLGWQHLAPQTQLIGEEGVLEALHQLEGFEAPAIEWERTLLSSRVANYDSRWLDSLCLSGLVGWGRISPHPAWSNADGGGPRRVVPTNAAPITFYIRETAEWLPHALGRERIEESRLSCSLTPEALQVHSLLQERGACFANDISRILGLSRQATQLALWELATAGLASADGFDQLRAMMDPRRKSVVATSSARRIVRSTAGRWSLLNEVVHAAPSPVEQARRTEEALDSYARMLLHRYGVLFRDLLLRESNAPKWRDLVGILRRLEARGEIRGGRFVTGFGGEQFALPEAADSLRSSRTKECDAVITVAGADPMNLAGVILPGDRIPSIPGRQVFYRNGKIYDESDSTEEVKGEDSPSIVAPLSRENSLFSHAEA
- a CDS encoding cysteine dioxygenase family protein, which translates into the protein MSSPQIADCTHPLRTSVADFISGLRELERDLITKDRIAAYMAATTLQPEALHDYTWWRDSFYTRNLIYRDELFEVMTICWSPGQKTAVHTHNGQLGWMTVSQGEVLTHEYHHTRCNAPENQNVVNIDCLGGATEIQLDKIRTVSCAEGTGMVTVDKLQTIHQIENAGTTGCISLHVYSKPFDSCIAFDLEHQRCYRRELSYFSRNGNRLER
- a CDS encoding HAD family hydrolase; protein product: MTAEERARKIKVLIFDVDGVLTDGQIFVIPGPDGKGIESKGFAAHDGLGITLGRLGGLRIGIITKRNSQTVAIRARDLKLEFVYQGQAHKMQAAREILEKTGYSLEELCYVGDDIIDLPVMEQCGLAIATANARQQVKDVAHYVTPNRGGQGAGRDAIDFILSAQGTLDKVIRDYLDEDNRAAEIADVGVGNM
- a CDS encoding cytochrome P460 family protein yields the protein MKRTIFMTIAIAIAAFGFVRYISGQANSVADVTLPPDYREWKLISVAHEGGNLHDLRAILGNDAAYRAARDKTLPFPNGSIIARVAWKYTPSEENNKVFGREQSFVPGSSTNVQLMIKDSNKYASTGGWRFVQFNDGKRAEEEVHKTCFSCHEPVKARDFVFTRYAP
- the argG gene encoding argininosuccinate synthase; protein product: MSNILEHLPTGQKVGIAFSGGLDTSAALHWMKLKGALPYAYTANLGQPDESDYEQIPRKALEYGAKKARLIDCRTQLVREGLAALQSGAFHISTAGVTYFNTTPIGRAVTGTMLVTAMKEDDVSIWGDGSTFKGNDIERFYRYGLLVNPDLKVYKPWLDETFINELGGRAEMSEFMQKSGFEYKMSAEKAYSTDSNILGATHEAKDLEHLNSSMKIVVPIMGVAFWLDDVDVKREEVTVRFEEGWPVALNGKEFTDIVELMLEANRIGGRHGLGMSDQIENRIIEAKSRGIYESPGLALLYIAYERLITGIHNEDTIEQYRENGRKLGRLLYQGRWFDPQAIMLRESAQRWVAKPITGEVTLELRRGNDYTILNTVSPNLTFQPERLTMEKGESTFSPRDRIGQLTMRNLDITDTRAKLLTYSKAGLLKPGTGSSLPQLKDGEE
- a CDS encoding DUF5522 domain-containing protein, which encodes MPKPDSHENVPPSPEENDELEPEDFYYEGPYLVFTAQYLRKRGYCCNSGCRHCPYK
- a CDS encoding mandelate racemase/muconate lactonizing enzyme family protein is translated as METEVLRMPPGKYYLDAIHRFGAESGGVVLRLTTNANITGWGYISFGFETGGPKIVEDILQGMLKQALIGQDPTLSKKLRKEMWHATEYSGTSGLVTCAMAAVDMALWDIVGKHAKMPVYRLLGGYQTSLPTYNMCGWYYDNDDDLLQYKKQIEGALDEGFHAVKIKVGRYSLEDDIRRIKAAQELLGKDRRLMVDANQKFNFTDALTRGRVYQQMNCFWYEEPMMPQAMREFGELAHELDIRVATGENLYGKYEFLELLRVGGADVVQPDNRRAGGVNEWMEIGAIADAFNVELASHGGAPTNMHMLLAMPNAIYMESGSLKNDTSHVETLRLVNGEIPAPEEPGMGNELRRDFIDKYKVRG